The window TCGCTGTCGAGATTGCACCCTTTGGCATCGACCGCAAAGCCTGCCGGAGAGTTGGGACACTGGTCCTTCGAATCAAAGACCCCGTCTTTGTCGCTGTCAAGCGGAGCGGCGACGAGAGGTTTGGGTTCAGGCTTAGGCTCGGGTTTCGGTTCGGGTTTGCTCTCTTGTACGGCAACCGGCGCTGCCGCCGGGGCCGCTTTTTCGCCGAAACTGTAGCTCAAACCGACGAGCGCGGCGATGTTGTGCACTTCACCGTTGCTGCCGTCTACGCCGTTGCGGTTCATTTTGTACAGGTACAGACCTTCGAGCTTCAACGCAAGCTGCTCGGTCAGGGCGGCTTTCATGCCCACCCCGGCGTCGAGTAAAAAGCCGTCATAGTCGTTGGGGTGGGTATTAGTATACCATTCATATCCCACACCGGCTTTGGCAAAAGGGGTGATTCCCGAAAAATCGCCGGCTTCGTAGACGCCGTTAAGCATGGTCGTCAATACCCCGGTTTTGTCGGCATAGCCGGCTGCGCGGTCGCGCCCGTAGAGGACCGAAATTTCGGGCTTGATCAGTTCGCAGGCGTTATTCATCTGGACTTCGACACCGTATACGGCACGGTTGTCGACCCCGCCCATTGCTCCGGCGTTGGTTTCATCTGAAGTGCTGTTCCATAGATACCCGACGACCGGACTGATTTCGTAATTATATTCCGCCCCCGAAACGAGCGTTGCCGCAACCAACGCGGACAAAGCGATTTTTTTCATGATTAACTCCTTCGATTCATAGTTCACAAAGTATAACACACTATTTTAATCAAAGGGTGTGAACGAAAGGTTAATTGCTTTCTTTAATGTTATCGAATTCGGACTGCATGGCGCTCAGCATTTCGGAGATTTCACGGTTGAGCTGCATCTCGGCTTCGTCGATCCGTTCGAGGTGGTTTTTTTTGAGGTTTTCGAGTTTGGTGAGGATCGATTCGAAGAGAGCGCGATCGTCGGTGAGGAGGACAATGTCGCTTTTCGGGGCCCATTTGCGTTTGACGGCGCCGTCCTGGCGGAATTCGAAAATGACGTTCTGGCTCGTAGTGGAACTGATGTATTTGGGAACCGTATAAGCGATGTAATGCTTCTTGGGATTTCCGTGATGACGTTGTATTACATAGTACATCCGTCCATCATAGCATAAATCAAATTTTATCTCTCTTTGTGATACAGTATGAAATTCAATTCGACGAGGAAAAAGGATGGGACACACCTACCAATTGGCGATTATCGGCGCCGGGCCGGCCGGGATAGCGACGGCCGTGGAAAGTTACGTGCTGGGAATGCGCGATATCGTGCTGCTGGAAAAAGACGAAAACCACAATGCGACCATCCGCAAATTTTACAAAGACAGCAAACGGGTCGACAAGGATTGGAAAGGGCAGAAGGTCGAGCTGGACGGAACCATCTATTTCGTCGACGGAACCAAAGAGTCAACCCTCGATTTTTTCGACCGTCTGCTTGATAATGAAGTGCTTGAACTCCGGACCCATACCGAAGTGCAGAAAATCGTTAAAGACGGCGATGCGTTCAACGTGCAGATTGCGGGAGGCACGGTTCGGGCCAAGTACGTCGTCGTGACGATCGGGCGGATGGGAAAGCCGAATAAACCCGATTACAAAATTCCCCCCTCCATCAGGGATCAGGTTCACTATACGCTTGACGGCTGCGGTGCGGGGGAAAAGATCATGGTGGTGGGCGGAGGCGATTCGGCGATTGAATATGCGGTCGAACTGGCAGGTAAAAACGAGGTGGCGATCTGTTACCGGCGGGGGACGTTTCGTCGGGCGAACCCCACCAACCAGGCCGATATCGCACAGGCGATGGCAAACGGAAGCGTCCGGGCGCTTTTGAACACCGAGATCGCAGGGCTCGAAAACGAAAGCGGAAAAGTGAACGTCCTGTTCGCCGACGGTTCATCAGAACCGTTCGACCGGATTGTCTACGCGATCGGAGGGACGACGCCGAGCGGTTTTTTGGCAGGCAGCGGGATCCGTGAAGAGGACGGAAAGCCGGTCCATGACGACAATTACGAGACGAATATTCCCGGCCTCTTCGTCGCCGGAGATATTACCCAGGAATCGGGAGGCTCCATCGCGCTGGGGCTGAATCACGGCTTTGCGATCGCCCGTTACATCCAGTCGCTCTAAATTATTCCGGGAGAATCGGGGCGTCTTTATGGCTGAGGGGTCCTTCGGCGCTGAAAAGGATCAGCTCGACCGAAGTACGAAGGTATTCGGAAGTGACCAGTGGAGAAAAACGGTTGTCCTGAAAAGCGGCGATTTTGGCGTTGCGGATGATGTCTTCAAGCAGTGACCGTTCGGCAGAGACGCTTTTGGCGCTTCCTCTGAGCTCGTCACCGAGATAGAGGTTGACCTGCGTTGCGATCGGCTGCGTCAAAACGGGATATTGCTCCAGTAATTCGTTCCGGTCGATGATGTTTTCAGCTTGAAGAACCTCTTCGATGGAGCGGCGGGCAATGGTAAGCAGTACCGATTGTGACACGGAACACTTCCTCCCTTTTTGGATCGCGGTACCCTATTATAGCCTATTTGTCTTCGGGTGAGGTAGCAATCTCGAAACCGAGTCCGCGAAGCATTTGCAGATCCTGATGGGCGTCACGTCCGGCGGTCGTGAGGTAGTCGCCGATGACGATACTGTTGGCTCCCGCGTCAAAAATTTCGTTTTGCCGTTCTTTGAAGGTGATTTCGCGTCCGCCGGCGATCATGATCCGATCGGCCCCATCGAGCGTTTGGCGTGCAAGGGTAATGAGAGAAAGGGCTTCATCCACGCTCAGCGGGCTTGGATCGAGCGGCAGAGCGGGATTATGGTGGTAAAAATTTAACGGGACCGATACGGGATTGAGTTCTTTAAGCGAGCGGAGCATGCTGATGCGGTCTTCGTGGGTCTCTCCCATTCCGAAAATACCGCCGCTGATCAGTTTCAATCCGACGCTGTTGACGTTTTCACATGTCTCATACCGTTCCTCCCACGGATGGGTGGTGCATATTTGGGAATAAAATTCGCGGCTTGTCTCCAGGTTGTGGTTGTAGGCCGCGACCCCCGCCTGGCGCAGTTCGCGAAGCTGCTCTACCGAAGCGGTACCGTTACAGGCGATCAAACGGAGCCTCGGGACCTCTTTTTTTACCGCACGTGCGACGTCGCAGACGAATTCGAGTGTTTTGTCGTCCAGCCCTTTTTGGGCCGTCACGAGGCAGAACCCGAGTGCGCCGAGAGCTTCAAGGCGTCGCGCTTCATCAAGAATTTTATCGACAGGTTTTTGTTTGTACCGTTCGATATCGGCTTTGTATTTGACGCTCTGGCTGCAGAATTTGCAATCCTCGTTGCAGGTACCGCTGTTGATGTTGCAGATGGAACAGAGAAATATTTTTTTCATGGTTTACGATCTTTCAAAGGTGTAATGGCGCTCTTCGAACGTGTCGCTTCCCACGGCACGCGAATAATGGGTGACCCTGAGCAACTCCTGGGTGATTTCAAGCATCGCCCCGCTGGAGAACGCTCTGTCCCGTGCACAACATTCTCCCGGGTTCAGGAAGAGGGTGCGGTTTTTGAAATCGCATTCGAACACGTGGGTATGGCCGAAAATCACGATTTCGGCATCCGCGGTCATGTAAAACGGCAGGTGCATCAGCTTGAACGTCGCACCGCCGAGTTTGAAATAATGGGGTTCTTCTACAAGATTGTACCGGTCATGGTATTCGACCAGTTTCGCGTCATTATTCCCGTATACCGCGACGTAGCGTAAACCGCTGGCTTTGAGTTGTTCGAGGATTTCGGGCTTGACGATGTCGCCCGCATGGATCAAAAACTCCGCCCCTTGCGACACAAGATGGTCGATCATACGTTGCGAACGCCCTTTTTTGCTGTGGGTATCGGACAAAAGGCCGATTTTCATTCCCCGTTCTCTTCTTCTACCGGCGTGCGGTTTTTGCATTTGGTGCATTCATACACCTCTTTATTGCGGTAGGTACGACGCGCCAGCGCGCCGTCACACCCTTCGAGTTCGCATTTTTTGTCGCTCGGCTCGAATTTCGAGATGAATTTGCATTTGGGGTAATGTTCGCATCCCCAGAATGCCCCCCGGCGCGACTGCCGCCAGATCAGTTTCCCGCCGCAGTCGGGACAGGGGACGGCGGAGACTTTCTGCTCGGCGAGCGTTTTGGTGTTTTTGCATTTGGGATAAGCGCTGCACGCCAAAAACTTGCCGTTACGGCCGTTTTTGATTACCATCGGCGCGCCGCATTTTTCGCAGGTCTCTTCGCTCGTTTCGTCCGAAGCATTTCCCGCGTCCTCTTTTTTATTCTCTTCGGTCTGTTCGGTGTATTTGCATTTTGGGAACCCGCTGCAGGCGATAAATTCGCCGTAGCGTCCCGAACGCAACAGGAGTTCGCTCCCGCATTGCGGGCAGTTCCGTCCGAGCGGCTTGGCCATCTTCAGGCTGGCGATGGATGTTTTCCCCGCTTCGATTTTCTCGATGAAAGGGTAATAAAAATCAAGGAGGATCTTGTGCCATGATTTCCCCGCCTCGCTGATCTCATCGAGGGTCTCTTCCATTTGGGCGGTAAACCCGGCGTCGACGATTTCGTTGAAATGTTTTTCAAGCAGTTCGGTGACGGTAAAGGCGATTTCGGTCGGAATGATCGAGCGTTTTTCGATCGTGATGTAATCGCGCGCCTGCAGTGTCGAGATGGTCGGTGCGTACGTCGAAGGGCGTCCGATCCCTTCGGTTTCGAGCTTTTTGATCAGGCTTGCTTCGGAATAGCGCGAAGGGGGCTCGGTGAAATGCTGCTCGCACCCGATGCTCTGGATCGAAATCGATTCGCCCGTATGCAGGGT of the Sulfuricurvum sp. IAE1 genome contains:
- a CDS encoding metallophosphoesterase, whose protein sequence is MHQMQKPHAGRRRERGMKIGLLSDTHSKKGRSQRMIDHLVSQGAEFLIHAGDIVKPEILEQLKASGLRYVAVYGNNDAKLVEYHDRYNLVEEPHYFKLGGATFKLMHLPFYMTADAEIVIFGHTHVFECDFKNRTLFLNPGECCARDRAFSSGAMLEITQELLRVTHYSRAVGSDTFEERHYTFERS
- a CDS encoding OmpA family protein, producing MKKIALSALVAATLVSGAEYNYEISPVVGYLWNSTSDETNAGAMGGVDNRAVYGVEVQMNNACELIKPEISVLYGRDRAAGYADKTGVLTTMLNGVYEAGDFSGITPFAKAGVGYEWYTNTHPNDYDGFLLDAGVGMKAALTEQLALKLEGLYLYKMNRNGVDGSNGEVHNIAALVGLSYSFGEKAAPAAAPVAVQESKPEPKPEPKPEPKPLVAAPLDSDKDGVFDSKDQCPNSPAGFAVDAKGCNLDSDKDGVLDPADKCPDTPAGFKVDADGCPLKATLHLNFAFDSNKVVDADSTVKVDNFATFMKDSPAYKAAIVGHTDSVGKEAYNQKLSEKRAEVVKSMLVERGVEADRLSTSGKGESTPIATNKTKEGRAENRRIEVELSH
- a CDS encoding biotin synthase: MKKIFLCSICNINSGTCNEDCKFCSQSVKYKADIERYKQKPVDKILDEARRLEALGALGFCLVTAQKGLDDKTLEFVCDVARAVKKEVPRLRLIACNGTASVEQLRELRQAGVAAYNHNLETSREFYSQICTTHPWEERYETCENVNSVGLKLISGGIFGMGETHEDRISMLRSLKELNPVSVPLNFYHHNPALPLDPSPLSVDEALSLITLARQTLDGADRIMIAGGREITFKERQNEIFDAGANSIVIGDYLTTAGRDAHQDLQMLRGLGFEIATSPEDK
- a CDS encoding AMMECR1 domain-containing protein, with product MSQSVLLTIARRSIEEVLQAENIIDRNELLEQYPVLTQPIATQVNLYLGDELRGSAKSVSAERSLLEDIIRNAKIAAFQDNRFSPLVTSEYLRTSVELILFSAEGPLSHKDAPILPE
- a CDS encoding NAD(P)-binding domain-containing protein — its product is MGHTYQLAIIGAGPAGIATAVESYVLGMRDIVLLEKDENHNATIRKFYKDSKRVDKDWKGQKVELDGTIYFVDGTKESTLDFFDRLLDNEVLELRTHTEVQKIVKDGDAFNVQIAGGTVRAKYVVVTIGRMGKPNKPDYKIPPSIRDQVHYTLDGCGAGEKIMVVGGGDSAIEYAVELAGKNEVAICYRRGTFRRANPTNQADIAQAMANGSVRALLNTEIAGLENESGKVNVLFADGSSEPFDRIVYAIGGTTPSGFLAGSGIREEDGKPVHDDNYETNIPGLFVAGDITQESGGSIALGLNHGFAIARYIQSL